A stretch of DNA from Vibrio gallaecicus:
TGATTTATGGTCCGCTGATTTTCGCAATCACGATAGTACTCTTTAATATTTATGATGAAGAGTTTAAAGATTTTCTCGATCAACAAGACAACAACTAATGACCTACTGCGCGCTTGTGCTCTAAGCGCAGCCAACAAACATTAAAACTTCAAGCTTAGGGCGGATTATGCGAAAATCCGCCCTCATTTTTTGCTAACCATTCAACAGAGTGCCTTATGTCTGCATATATTGCTCCAAGCCAAATTGCTCAACGCCAACTCGCCTATTTCGAAGGCAAACATGTTCTAGTAGCTGGCGAGTCGGAAGATTTATTTCCGGTTGAACTGGCAAAGCATTGTGAATCTGTATCTGTTTTTACATCAAACTATAGCTATTACCGTCAACTTGATGGGTGCAATTCGATTGAACGTTTCTATGGCACTGAATTGACGCAAGAGACAAAAGCAAATTTAGTATTACTCTACTGGCCAAAAGCTAAAGCTGAAGCTGAATACTTATTAGCGATGATCTTTGCTAAATTAGGCAAAGATACGGAGATCGTCGTCGTCGGTGAAAACCGTTCTGGCGTTAAGAGCATTGAAAAGATGTTTAGCCCCTACGGAAAAGTAGTCAAATATGATTCAGCCCGCCGCTGTTCATTTTACTGGGGACAATGCTTCGAACAACCGGCAAAGTTTGATCTACAAGATTGGTTCAAAACCTACTCTGTAAATATCGACGACCAAAATTTAACAGTAAAAAGTTTACCAGGTGTCTTTAGCCATGGTGAATTTGATGTAGGCAGCCAACTACTATTAGATAGCCTACCTTCGTTAAGTGGGAAAGTGCTCGACTTTGGTTGTGGTGCTGGTGTTTTAGGTGCCGTAATGGTCTCAAGAAACCCTGATATTGAGCTAGAGATGTGTGATATCAGTGCTTTCGCCGTTGCTTCTAGCCAAGCAACCTTAGAAGCTAATGGTCTACAAGGGAAAGTCTTCGCCTCTGATGTCTATTCCGACACCTCTAAAGACTATCGATTTATTATTAGTAACCCACCATTCCATTCAGGTTTAGATACAAGTTATAGCGCGACGGAAACCTTATTAGCAAAAGCTCCTAGTCAATTAAATAAAAAAGGCGAGCTTATAATCGTAGCCAACAGTTTTTTAAAATACACACCAATCATTGAGCGAGCTTTCGGTAAATGTTCGACGCTAAATAAGACGACTAAATTCGCGATATATCACGCTAACAAATAACACATTCTATTTGGTGCAGGGGTTTCCCTGCACTAAACGCTTAGATAATCTGCAATA
This window harbors:
- the rsmC gene encoding 16S rRNA (guanine(1207)-N(2))-methyltransferase RsmC, which translates into the protein MSAYIAPSQIAQRQLAYFEGKHVLVAGESEDLFPVELAKHCESVSVFTSNYSYYRQLDGCNSIERFYGTELTQETKANLVLLYWPKAKAEAEYLLAMIFAKLGKDTEIVVVGENRSGVKSIEKMFSPYGKVVKYDSARRCSFYWGQCFEQPAKFDLQDWFKTYSVNIDDQNLTVKSLPGVFSHGEFDVGSQLLLDSLPSLSGKVLDFGCGAGVLGAVMVSRNPDIELEMCDISAFAVASSQATLEANGLQGKVFASDVYSDTSKDYRFIISNPPFHSGLDTSYSATETLLAKAPSQLNKKGELIIVANSFLKYTPIIERAFGKCSTLNKTTKFAIYHANK